The Mercenaria mercenaria strain notata chromosome 10, MADL_Memer_1, whole genome shotgun sequence genome contains a region encoding:
- the LOC128546179 gene encoding uncharacterized protein LOC128546179 isoform X3, giving the protein MAQNTSFFFGTFLIVLSISILFGKVVASDCLRTKTYEYKGHQQTTKDGQTCIRWDSFDHKYSNPDKFTEATTSEDENYCRDPDRHGYLWCYVSSDKDWGKCDIDKCDTVDVKQCGSLKIEQPTILGRNVTFTFTPETTSDADLDWQRANERNVWGTLPNHKKFTQYFQNGTYYLVLTDTVRDYDELFYRVGYTNNSVSCLMKTPKLQLQDISSYTCGFVYLRTTKVKEGENVELEYYPSEYVNQYPEHIVRQWMHSTDQPVSITLTKDVYEEEREPNDKYVLTIIMFNDRMNGRYGVYCGGIAGYSNMVKVILPVAPSTPAFEGLKDIDDCKGCIVGEDGDQFSVLCKTSGGTQPIKVTMSIGNESLSPQRYNDTAGYKAFFTLLNRHHMAIMTCTVMNDALTSSFIITAHVYVIKSPIFHLFMVPGILKEGETVNITCVVKNGRPAPKVHMKVSDTEVPSAVQTDYFNSSTSLNTNAVTMTTFEPIWNRENITCCRYSEWYKITSECSPPKQVTFLYSPVIEFNISGSVLNISEGERTYVKCSVKSLRTFNISWVEHTDDGNMYQKHCHMKTDCLIVIDACRISQRHLNCQASSLQTTDKKTLTVNIYAKWETKQVRHRANVGGTSRNDVELEVRAYEDLNDARHATGQLESTYSQLSP; this is encoded by the exons ATGGCTCAGAATACTAGTTTCTTTTTCGGAACTTTTCTCATTGTTTTATCAATATCGATTTTGTTTGGAAAAG TGGTGGCTTCAGACTGTCTCCGGACAAAGACGTATGAGTATAAAGGTCACCAGCAGACGACGAAAGATGGACAGACATGTATAAGATGGGATTCTTTTGATCATAAATACAGTAACCCTGATAAATTCACGGAAGCTACGACATCTGAAGACGAAAATTACTGTCGTGATCCGGATAGACATGGTTATCTCTGGTGCTATGTGTCCTCAGATAAGGACTGGGGAAAGTGCGACATTGACAAATGTG ACACTGTCGACGTAAAGCAATGCGGAAGTCTGAAGATAGAACAGCCAACTATACTGGGAAGAAATGTTACCTTCACTTTTACCCCGGAAACAACCTCAGACGCAGACCTTGACTGGCAGCGGGCAAATGAAAGAAATGTATGGGGTACACTTCCTAATCATAAAAAGTTtacacaatattttcaaaatggaaCATATTACTTGGTGTTAACTGACACTGTCAGAGACTATGACGAACTATTTTACCGTGTTGGTTATACGAACAATAGCGTTAGCTGTTTAATGAAGACTCCTAAACTTCAGCTTCAAG ATATTTCAAGCTATACATGTGGATTTGTTTACCTAAGAACAACAAAAGTGAAAGAAGGCGAGAACGTAGAACTAGAATATTATCCATCGGAATATGTTAATCAATATCCAGAACACATTGTACGACAATGGATGCATTCTACAGATCAACCTGTTTCAATAACCTTGACGAAAGATGTGTATGAGGAAGAAAGGGAACCGAATGATAAATATGTGTTGACTATTATTATGTTCAATGATCGAATGAATGGCCGATACGGAGTTTACTGTGGCGGAATAGCGGGCTATTCAAATATGGTCAAAGTGATATTACCAG TTGCACCAAGCACACCAGCATTTGAAGGTTTAAAGGATATAGACGACTGTAAGGGGTGTATTGTTGGTGAGGATGGTGATCAGTTCAGTGTTCTCTGCAAGACAAGTGGTGGTACACAGCCAATAAAAGTCACCATGTCAATAGGAAATGAATCACTAAGCCCGCAACGATATAATGACACAGCGGGTTACAAGGCATTCTTTACTCTTCTCAACAGACATCATATGGCAATAATGACCTGCACAGTTATGAACGATGCATTGACATCGTCTTTTATCATCACTGCACATGTGTATGTTATCA AGTCGCCTATATTCCATTTGTTTATGGTACCTGGGATCTTAAAAGAAGGAGAAACCGTTAATATTACTTGCGTAGTAAAAAATGGCAGGCCTGCTCCAAAAGTACACATGAAAGTTTCTGATACGGAAGTACCGTCTGCTGTCCAGACGGATTATTTCAACTCTTCCACCTCTTTAAACACTAATGCTGTCACCATGACAACATTTGAGCCAATCTGGAACAGAGAAAACATCACATGTTGTCGTTACAGTGAATGGTATAAGATCACCAGCGAGTGTTCCCCGCCAAAACAGGTCAcatttttgt ATTCGCCTGTTATTGAATTCAACATATCTGgttcagttttaaatatttctgaaGGAGAACGGACATACGTTAAGTGTTCAGTCAAAAGCTTGCGCACCTTCAACATATCATGGGTAGAACATACTGATGATGGAAACATGTATCAAAAGCACTGTCACATGAAAACAGACTGCCTCATAGTAATAGATGCGTGTCGTATCTCACAACGGCATTTGAATTGCCAGGCCAGCTCTTTACAGACAACCGATAAGAAAACATTGACAGTTAATATTTATG CAAAATGGGAAACAAAGCAAGTGAGGCACAGAGCAAATGTTGGTGGAACGAG CAGGAACGATGTGGAACTTGAAGTTCGTGCGTATGAAGACTTGAATGATGCCAGGCATGCAACTGGGCAATTGGAATCAACGTATTCTCAACTATCTCCATAG
- the LOC128546179 gene encoding uncharacterized protein LOC128546179 isoform X2, which translates to MAQNTSFFFGTFLIVLSISILFGKVVASDCLRTKTYEYKGHQQTTKDGQTCIRWDSFDHKYSNPDKFTEATTSEDENYCRDPDRHGYLWCYVSSDKDWGKCDIDKCDTVDVKQCGSLKIEQPTILGRNVTFTFTPETTSDADLDWQRANERNVWGTLPNHKKFTQYFQNGTYYLVLTDTVRDYDELFYRVGYTNNSVSCLMKTPKLQLQDISSYTCGFVYLRTTKVKEGENVELEYYPSEYVNQYPEHIVRQWMHSTDQPVSITLTKDVYEEEREPNDKYVLTIIMFNDRMNGRYGVYCGGIAGYSNMVKVILPVAPSTPAFEGLKDIDDCKGCIVGEDGDQFSVLCKTSGGTQPIKVTMSIGNESLSPQRYNDTAGYKAFFTLLNRHHMAIMTCTVMNDALTSSFIITAHVYVIKSPIFHLFMVPGILKEGETVNITCVVKNGRPAPKVHMKVSDTEVPSAVQTDYFNSSTSLNTNAVTMTTFEPIWNRENITCCRYSEWYKITSECSPPKQVTFLYSPVIEFNISGSVLNISEGERTYVKCSVKSLRTFNISWVEHTDDGNMYQKHCHMKTDCLIVIDACRISQRHLNCQASSLQTTDKKTLTVNIYEKAEQRFNNQDTTGFRGNSFIWIIISSCSTAILIGVFTACLVTIKKMKTAKAKWETKQVRHRANVGGTRNDVELEVRAYEDLNDARHATGQLESTYSQLSP; encoded by the exons ATGGCTCAGAATACTAGTTTCTTTTTCGGAACTTTTCTCATTGTTTTATCAATATCGATTTTGTTTGGAAAAG TGGTGGCTTCAGACTGTCTCCGGACAAAGACGTATGAGTATAAAGGTCACCAGCAGACGACGAAAGATGGACAGACATGTATAAGATGGGATTCTTTTGATCATAAATACAGTAACCCTGATAAATTCACGGAAGCTACGACATCTGAAGACGAAAATTACTGTCGTGATCCGGATAGACATGGTTATCTCTGGTGCTATGTGTCCTCAGATAAGGACTGGGGAAAGTGCGACATTGACAAATGTG ACACTGTCGACGTAAAGCAATGCGGAAGTCTGAAGATAGAACAGCCAACTATACTGGGAAGAAATGTTACCTTCACTTTTACCCCGGAAACAACCTCAGACGCAGACCTTGACTGGCAGCGGGCAAATGAAAGAAATGTATGGGGTACACTTCCTAATCATAAAAAGTTtacacaatattttcaaaatggaaCATATTACTTGGTGTTAACTGACACTGTCAGAGACTATGACGAACTATTTTACCGTGTTGGTTATACGAACAATAGCGTTAGCTGTTTAATGAAGACTCCTAAACTTCAGCTTCAAG ATATTTCAAGCTATACATGTGGATTTGTTTACCTAAGAACAACAAAAGTGAAAGAAGGCGAGAACGTAGAACTAGAATATTATCCATCGGAATATGTTAATCAATATCCAGAACACATTGTACGACAATGGATGCATTCTACAGATCAACCTGTTTCAATAACCTTGACGAAAGATGTGTATGAGGAAGAAAGGGAACCGAATGATAAATATGTGTTGACTATTATTATGTTCAATGATCGAATGAATGGCCGATACGGAGTTTACTGTGGCGGAATAGCGGGCTATTCAAATATGGTCAAAGTGATATTACCAG TTGCACCAAGCACACCAGCATTTGAAGGTTTAAAGGATATAGACGACTGTAAGGGGTGTATTGTTGGTGAGGATGGTGATCAGTTCAGTGTTCTCTGCAAGACAAGTGGTGGTACACAGCCAATAAAAGTCACCATGTCAATAGGAAATGAATCACTAAGCCCGCAACGATATAATGACACAGCGGGTTACAAGGCATTCTTTACTCTTCTCAACAGACATCATATGGCAATAATGACCTGCACAGTTATGAACGATGCATTGACATCGTCTTTTATCATCACTGCACATGTGTATGTTATCA AGTCGCCTATATTCCATTTGTTTATGGTACCTGGGATCTTAAAAGAAGGAGAAACCGTTAATATTACTTGCGTAGTAAAAAATGGCAGGCCTGCTCCAAAAGTACACATGAAAGTTTCTGATACGGAAGTACCGTCTGCTGTCCAGACGGATTATTTCAACTCTTCCACCTCTTTAAACACTAATGCTGTCACCATGACAACATTTGAGCCAATCTGGAACAGAGAAAACATCACATGTTGTCGTTACAGTGAATGGTATAAGATCACCAGCGAGTGTTCCCCGCCAAAACAGGTCAcatttttgt ATTCGCCTGTTATTGAATTCAACATATCTGgttcagttttaaatatttctgaaGGAGAACGGACATACGTTAAGTGTTCAGTCAAAAGCTTGCGCACCTTCAACATATCATGGGTAGAACATACTGATGATGGAAACATGTATCAAAAGCACTGTCACATGAAAACAGACTGCCTCATAGTAATAGATGCGTGTCGTATCTCACAACGGCATTTGAATTGCCAGGCCAGCTCTTTACAGACAACCGATAAGAAAACATTGACAGTTAATATTTATG AGAAAGCTGAGCAACGTTTCAACAACCAGGATACAACCGGCTTTAGGGGCAACTCGTTTATCTGGATCATTATAAGTTCTTGTTCAACTGCTATCCTTATTGGTGTATTCACCGCGTGTCTAGTCAcaataaagaaaatgaagactGCTAAAG CAAAATGGGAAACAAAGCAAGTGAGGCACAGAGCAAATGTTGGTGGAACGAG GAACGATGTGGAACTTGAAGTTCGTGCGTATGAAGACTTGAATGATGCCAGGCATGCAACTGGGCAATTGGAATCAACGTATTCTCAACTATCTCCATAG
- the LOC128546179 gene encoding uncharacterized protein LOC128546179 isoform X1, with amino-acid sequence MAQNTSFFFGTFLIVLSISILFGKVVASDCLRTKTYEYKGHQQTTKDGQTCIRWDSFDHKYSNPDKFTEATTSEDENYCRDPDRHGYLWCYVSSDKDWGKCDIDKCDTVDVKQCGSLKIEQPTILGRNVTFTFTPETTSDADLDWQRANERNVWGTLPNHKKFTQYFQNGTYYLVLTDTVRDYDELFYRVGYTNNSVSCLMKTPKLQLQDISSYTCGFVYLRTTKVKEGENVELEYYPSEYVNQYPEHIVRQWMHSTDQPVSITLTKDVYEEEREPNDKYVLTIIMFNDRMNGRYGVYCGGIAGYSNMVKVILPVAPSTPAFEGLKDIDDCKGCIVGEDGDQFSVLCKTSGGTQPIKVTMSIGNESLSPQRYNDTAGYKAFFTLLNRHHMAIMTCTVMNDALTSSFIITAHVYVIKSPIFHLFMVPGILKEGETVNITCVVKNGRPAPKVHMKVSDTEVPSAVQTDYFNSSTSLNTNAVTMTTFEPIWNRENITCCRYSEWYKITSECSPPKQVTFLYSPVIEFNISGSVLNISEGERTYVKCSVKSLRTFNISWVEHTDDGNMYQKHCHMKTDCLIVIDACRISQRHLNCQASSLQTTDKKTLTVNIYEKAEQRFNNQDTTGFRGNSFIWIIISSCSTAILIGVFTACLVTIKKMKTAKAKWETKQVRHRANVGGTSRNDVELEVRAYEDLNDARHATGQLESTYSQLSP; translated from the exons ATGGCTCAGAATACTAGTTTCTTTTTCGGAACTTTTCTCATTGTTTTATCAATATCGATTTTGTTTGGAAAAG TGGTGGCTTCAGACTGTCTCCGGACAAAGACGTATGAGTATAAAGGTCACCAGCAGACGACGAAAGATGGACAGACATGTATAAGATGGGATTCTTTTGATCATAAATACAGTAACCCTGATAAATTCACGGAAGCTACGACATCTGAAGACGAAAATTACTGTCGTGATCCGGATAGACATGGTTATCTCTGGTGCTATGTGTCCTCAGATAAGGACTGGGGAAAGTGCGACATTGACAAATGTG ACACTGTCGACGTAAAGCAATGCGGAAGTCTGAAGATAGAACAGCCAACTATACTGGGAAGAAATGTTACCTTCACTTTTACCCCGGAAACAACCTCAGACGCAGACCTTGACTGGCAGCGGGCAAATGAAAGAAATGTATGGGGTACACTTCCTAATCATAAAAAGTTtacacaatattttcaaaatggaaCATATTACTTGGTGTTAACTGACACTGTCAGAGACTATGACGAACTATTTTACCGTGTTGGTTATACGAACAATAGCGTTAGCTGTTTAATGAAGACTCCTAAACTTCAGCTTCAAG ATATTTCAAGCTATACATGTGGATTTGTTTACCTAAGAACAACAAAAGTGAAAGAAGGCGAGAACGTAGAACTAGAATATTATCCATCGGAATATGTTAATCAATATCCAGAACACATTGTACGACAATGGATGCATTCTACAGATCAACCTGTTTCAATAACCTTGACGAAAGATGTGTATGAGGAAGAAAGGGAACCGAATGATAAATATGTGTTGACTATTATTATGTTCAATGATCGAATGAATGGCCGATACGGAGTTTACTGTGGCGGAATAGCGGGCTATTCAAATATGGTCAAAGTGATATTACCAG TTGCACCAAGCACACCAGCATTTGAAGGTTTAAAGGATATAGACGACTGTAAGGGGTGTATTGTTGGTGAGGATGGTGATCAGTTCAGTGTTCTCTGCAAGACAAGTGGTGGTACACAGCCAATAAAAGTCACCATGTCAATAGGAAATGAATCACTAAGCCCGCAACGATATAATGACACAGCGGGTTACAAGGCATTCTTTACTCTTCTCAACAGACATCATATGGCAATAATGACCTGCACAGTTATGAACGATGCATTGACATCGTCTTTTATCATCACTGCACATGTGTATGTTATCA AGTCGCCTATATTCCATTTGTTTATGGTACCTGGGATCTTAAAAGAAGGAGAAACCGTTAATATTACTTGCGTAGTAAAAAATGGCAGGCCTGCTCCAAAAGTACACATGAAAGTTTCTGATACGGAAGTACCGTCTGCTGTCCAGACGGATTATTTCAACTCTTCCACCTCTTTAAACACTAATGCTGTCACCATGACAACATTTGAGCCAATCTGGAACAGAGAAAACATCACATGTTGTCGTTACAGTGAATGGTATAAGATCACCAGCGAGTGTTCCCCGCCAAAACAGGTCAcatttttgt ATTCGCCTGTTATTGAATTCAACATATCTGgttcagttttaaatatttctgaaGGAGAACGGACATACGTTAAGTGTTCAGTCAAAAGCTTGCGCACCTTCAACATATCATGGGTAGAACATACTGATGATGGAAACATGTATCAAAAGCACTGTCACATGAAAACAGACTGCCTCATAGTAATAGATGCGTGTCGTATCTCACAACGGCATTTGAATTGCCAGGCCAGCTCTTTACAGACAACCGATAAGAAAACATTGACAGTTAATATTTATG AGAAAGCTGAGCAACGTTTCAACAACCAGGATACAACCGGCTTTAGGGGCAACTCGTTTATCTGGATCATTATAAGTTCTTGTTCAACTGCTATCCTTATTGGTGTATTCACCGCGTGTCTAGTCAcaataaagaaaatgaagactGCTAAAG CAAAATGGGAAACAAAGCAAGTGAGGCACAGAGCAAATGTTGGTGGAACGAG CAGGAACGATGTGGAACTTGAAGTTCGTGCGTATGAAGACTTGAATGATGCCAGGCATGCAACTGGGCAATTGGAATCAACGTATTCTCAACTATCTCCATAG
- the LOC128546179 gene encoding uncharacterized protein LOC128546179 isoform X4, whose translation MAQNTSFFFGTFLIVLSISILFGKVVASDCLRTKTYEYKGHQQTTKDGQTCIRWDSFDHKYSNPDKFTEATTSEDENYCRDPDRHGYLWCYVSSDKDWGKCDIDKCDTVDVKQCGSLKIEQPTILGRNVTFTFTPETTSDADLDWQRANERNVWGTLPNHKKFTQYFQNGTYYLVLTDTVRDYDELFYRVGYTNNSVSCLMKTPKLQLQDISSYTCGFVYLRTTKVKEGENVELEYYPSEYVNQYPEHIVRQWMHSTDQPVSITLTKDVYEEEREPNDKYVLTIIMFNDRMNGRYGVYCGGIAGYSNMVKVILPVAPSTPAFEGLKDIDDCKGCIVGEDGDQFSVLCKTSGGTQPIKVTMSIGNESLSPQRYNDTAGYKAFFTLLNRHHMAIMTCTVMNDALTSSFIITAHVYVIKSPIFHLFMVPGILKEGETVNITCVVKNGRPAPKVHMKVSDTEVPSAVQTDYFNSSTSLNTNAVTMTTFEPIWNRENITCCRYSEWYKITSECSPPKQVTFLYSPVIEFNISGSVLNISEGERTYVKCSVKSLRTFNISWVEHTDDGNMYQKHCHMKTDCLIVIDACRISQRHLNCQASSLQTTDKKTLTVNIYAKWETKQVRHRANVGGTRNDVELEVRAYEDLNDARHATGQLESTYSQLSP comes from the exons ATGGCTCAGAATACTAGTTTCTTTTTCGGAACTTTTCTCATTGTTTTATCAATATCGATTTTGTTTGGAAAAG TGGTGGCTTCAGACTGTCTCCGGACAAAGACGTATGAGTATAAAGGTCACCAGCAGACGACGAAAGATGGACAGACATGTATAAGATGGGATTCTTTTGATCATAAATACAGTAACCCTGATAAATTCACGGAAGCTACGACATCTGAAGACGAAAATTACTGTCGTGATCCGGATAGACATGGTTATCTCTGGTGCTATGTGTCCTCAGATAAGGACTGGGGAAAGTGCGACATTGACAAATGTG ACACTGTCGACGTAAAGCAATGCGGAAGTCTGAAGATAGAACAGCCAACTATACTGGGAAGAAATGTTACCTTCACTTTTACCCCGGAAACAACCTCAGACGCAGACCTTGACTGGCAGCGGGCAAATGAAAGAAATGTATGGGGTACACTTCCTAATCATAAAAAGTTtacacaatattttcaaaatggaaCATATTACTTGGTGTTAACTGACACTGTCAGAGACTATGACGAACTATTTTACCGTGTTGGTTATACGAACAATAGCGTTAGCTGTTTAATGAAGACTCCTAAACTTCAGCTTCAAG ATATTTCAAGCTATACATGTGGATTTGTTTACCTAAGAACAACAAAAGTGAAAGAAGGCGAGAACGTAGAACTAGAATATTATCCATCGGAATATGTTAATCAATATCCAGAACACATTGTACGACAATGGATGCATTCTACAGATCAACCTGTTTCAATAACCTTGACGAAAGATGTGTATGAGGAAGAAAGGGAACCGAATGATAAATATGTGTTGACTATTATTATGTTCAATGATCGAATGAATGGCCGATACGGAGTTTACTGTGGCGGAATAGCGGGCTATTCAAATATGGTCAAAGTGATATTACCAG TTGCACCAAGCACACCAGCATTTGAAGGTTTAAAGGATATAGACGACTGTAAGGGGTGTATTGTTGGTGAGGATGGTGATCAGTTCAGTGTTCTCTGCAAGACAAGTGGTGGTACACAGCCAATAAAAGTCACCATGTCAATAGGAAATGAATCACTAAGCCCGCAACGATATAATGACACAGCGGGTTACAAGGCATTCTTTACTCTTCTCAACAGACATCATATGGCAATAATGACCTGCACAGTTATGAACGATGCATTGACATCGTCTTTTATCATCACTGCACATGTGTATGTTATCA AGTCGCCTATATTCCATTTGTTTATGGTACCTGGGATCTTAAAAGAAGGAGAAACCGTTAATATTACTTGCGTAGTAAAAAATGGCAGGCCTGCTCCAAAAGTACACATGAAAGTTTCTGATACGGAAGTACCGTCTGCTGTCCAGACGGATTATTTCAACTCTTCCACCTCTTTAAACACTAATGCTGTCACCATGACAACATTTGAGCCAATCTGGAACAGAGAAAACATCACATGTTGTCGTTACAGTGAATGGTATAAGATCACCAGCGAGTGTTCCCCGCCAAAACAGGTCAcatttttgt ATTCGCCTGTTATTGAATTCAACATATCTGgttcagttttaaatatttctgaaGGAGAACGGACATACGTTAAGTGTTCAGTCAAAAGCTTGCGCACCTTCAACATATCATGGGTAGAACATACTGATGATGGAAACATGTATCAAAAGCACTGTCACATGAAAACAGACTGCCTCATAGTAATAGATGCGTGTCGTATCTCACAACGGCATTTGAATTGCCAGGCCAGCTCTTTACAGACAACCGATAAGAAAACATTGACAGTTAATATTTATG CAAAATGGGAAACAAAGCAAGTGAGGCACAGAGCAAATGTTGGTGGAACGAG GAACGATGTGGAACTTGAAGTTCGTGCGTATGAAGACTTGAATGATGCCAGGCATGCAACTGGGCAATTGGAATCAACGTATTCTCAACTATCTCCATAG
- the LOC128546179 gene encoding uncharacterized protein LOC128546179 isoform X6, with protein MAQNTSFFFGTFLIVLSISILFGKVVASDCLRTKTYEYKGHQQTTKDGQTCIRWDSFDHKYSNPDKFTEATTSEDENYCRDPDRHGYLWCYVSSDKDWGKCDIDKCDISSYTCGFVYLRTTKVKEGENVELEYYPSEYVNQYPEHIVRQWMHSTDQPVSITLTKDVYEEEREPNDKYVLTIIMFNDRMNGRYGVYCGGIAGYSNMVKVILPVAPSTPAFEGLKDIDDCKGCIVGEDGDQFSVLCKTSGGTQPIKVTMSIGNESLSPQRYNDTAGYKAFFTLLNRHHMAIMTCTVMNDALTSSFIITAHVYVIKSPIFHLFMVPGILKEGETVNITCVVKNGRPAPKVHMKVSDTEVPSAVQTDYFNSSTSLNTNAVTMTTFEPIWNRENITCCRYSEWYKITSECSPPKQVTFLYSPVIEFNISGSVLNISEGERTYVKCSVKSLRTFNISWVEHTDDGNMYQKHCHMKTDCLIVIDACRISQRHLNCQASSLQTTDKKTLTVNIYEKAEQRFNNQDTTGFRGNSFIWIIISSCSTAILIGVFTACLVTIKKMKTAKAKWETKQVRHRANVGGTSRNDVELEVRAYEDLNDARHATGQLESTYSQLSP; from the exons ATGGCTCAGAATACTAGTTTCTTTTTCGGAACTTTTCTCATTGTTTTATCAATATCGATTTTGTTTGGAAAAG TGGTGGCTTCAGACTGTCTCCGGACAAAGACGTATGAGTATAAAGGTCACCAGCAGACGACGAAAGATGGACAGACATGTATAAGATGGGATTCTTTTGATCATAAATACAGTAACCCTGATAAATTCACGGAAGCTACGACATCTGAAGACGAAAATTACTGTCGTGATCCGGATAGACATGGTTATCTCTGGTGCTATGTGTCCTCAGATAAGGACTGGGGAAAGTGCGACATTGACAAATGTG ATATTTCAAGCTATACATGTGGATTTGTTTACCTAAGAACAACAAAAGTGAAAGAAGGCGAGAACGTAGAACTAGAATATTATCCATCGGAATATGTTAATCAATATCCAGAACACATTGTACGACAATGGATGCATTCTACAGATCAACCTGTTTCAATAACCTTGACGAAAGATGTGTATGAGGAAGAAAGGGAACCGAATGATAAATATGTGTTGACTATTATTATGTTCAATGATCGAATGAATGGCCGATACGGAGTTTACTGTGGCGGAATAGCGGGCTATTCAAATATGGTCAAAGTGATATTACCAG TTGCACCAAGCACACCAGCATTTGAAGGTTTAAAGGATATAGACGACTGTAAGGGGTGTATTGTTGGTGAGGATGGTGATCAGTTCAGTGTTCTCTGCAAGACAAGTGGTGGTACACAGCCAATAAAAGTCACCATGTCAATAGGAAATGAATCACTAAGCCCGCAACGATATAATGACACAGCGGGTTACAAGGCATTCTTTACTCTTCTCAACAGACATCATATGGCAATAATGACCTGCACAGTTATGAACGATGCATTGACATCGTCTTTTATCATCACTGCACATGTGTATGTTATCA AGTCGCCTATATTCCATTTGTTTATGGTACCTGGGATCTTAAAAGAAGGAGAAACCGTTAATATTACTTGCGTAGTAAAAAATGGCAGGCCTGCTCCAAAAGTACACATGAAAGTTTCTGATACGGAAGTACCGTCTGCTGTCCAGACGGATTATTTCAACTCTTCCACCTCTTTAAACACTAATGCTGTCACCATGACAACATTTGAGCCAATCTGGAACAGAGAAAACATCACATGTTGTCGTTACAGTGAATGGTATAAGATCACCAGCGAGTGTTCCCCGCCAAAACAGGTCAcatttttgt ATTCGCCTGTTATTGAATTCAACATATCTGgttcagttttaaatatttctgaaGGAGAACGGACATACGTTAAGTGTTCAGTCAAAAGCTTGCGCACCTTCAACATATCATGGGTAGAACATACTGATGATGGAAACATGTATCAAAAGCACTGTCACATGAAAACAGACTGCCTCATAGTAATAGATGCGTGTCGTATCTCACAACGGCATTTGAATTGCCAGGCCAGCTCTTTACAGACAACCGATAAGAAAACATTGACAGTTAATATTTATG AGAAAGCTGAGCAACGTTTCAACAACCAGGATACAACCGGCTTTAGGGGCAACTCGTTTATCTGGATCATTATAAGTTCTTGTTCAACTGCTATCCTTATTGGTGTATTCACCGCGTGTCTAGTCAcaataaagaaaatgaagactGCTAAAG CAAAATGGGAAACAAAGCAAGTGAGGCACAGAGCAAATGTTGGTGGAACGAG CAGGAACGATGTGGAACTTGAAGTTCGTGCGTATGAAGACTTGAATGATGCCAGGCATGCAACTGGGCAATTGGAATCAACGTATTCTCAACTATCTCCATAG